A window of the Salvelinus namaycush isolate Seneca unplaced genomic scaffold, SaNama_1.0 Scaffold246, whole genome shotgun sequence genome harbors these coding sequences:
- the LOC120038985 gene encoding receptor-type tyrosine-protein phosphatase N2-like isoform X2, which produces MFGRCQSTPVPVAEVYTYDVSPSVVQRFRTLLQKLTHRGLTWEDETAQQILSKELSKLRKIPYRRLQDSSPPVYSSSKSRPSTQAMDPGDRRIKPVEVELSRNLQNYLQRLGLLPQAASPARPKSPSKSDRYPSGVSSDYYWPKSQGEGNFSPLTSFQPPYQDRSSAGDGDLLVAALRHYLSGQVPSQTGVSTKGPVLPSLRLRPSYSNSIDSTGPKETSQSQTPNLDRPLLLQTAGASQPSAPKDPLSTVDEVFIQKVLKNVGRHNVDVDDLSPTDLDQLSTLITDALQVVDQEHTHAQSRAGPRDLGEEGNEGPGEEGPGEQEEKEESVPPSTTEKTAPESTPVEEAVVQERQMEGDREPADSNDKPQDAGSLFGKLLVYLDKIESPAQREPPGWAGVGAGLGEGRGVGLENVHSRTTQAEVAVQKKSTHSTDMEEVAAVEGWIQAMEPPAAKVVYQEPHKKKVNVQELQLDVKAAVDTKKTDDDYGYVITDTDALQTDEGLHLMEILTRRAKLQMTDFLELSVVGPAVTFRVRPNAQNVSTADVANVAGRSELF; this is translated from the exons GTTTGACCTGGGAGGATGAGACCGCCCAGCAGATCCTGTCCAAGGAGCTGTCTAAGCTGAGGAAGATCCCCTACAGACGCCTACAGGACTCCAGCCCCCCTGTCTACAGCAGCAGCAAATCCAG GCCCTCTACCCAGGCTATGGACCCAGGAGACCGGAGGATCAAGCCAGTGGAGGTGGAGCTCAGTAGAAACCTCCAGAACTACCTGCAACGTCTGGGCCTCCTTCCCCAGGCCGCCTCCCCCGCCAGACCCAAGAGCCCCAGTAAG AGTGACCGTTACCCATCTGGGGTCTCCTCTGACTACTACTGGCCAAAGTCCCAGGGAGAGGGAAACTTCTCCCCACTGACGTCCTTCCAGCCTCCCTACCAGGACAGATCTTCTGCGGGGGATGGAGACCTCCTTGTGGCTGCTCTCAGACACTATCTGTCTGGGCAGGTACCATCTCAGACCGGGGTGTCCACCAAGGGCCCGGTCCTGCCCTCCCTTCGCCTACGCCCCTCCTACAGCAACAGTATAGACAGTACTGGGCCTAAAGAGACCTCTCAATCTCAAACACCTAACCTGGACAGACCTCTACTCCTCCAGACAGCTGGAGCCAGCCAACCCTCTGCTCCCAAGGACCCTCTCAGTACAGTGGATG agGTGTTCATCCAGAAGGTTCTGAAGAATGTGGGCAGACACAACGTGGACGTGGACGACCTGAGTCCTACAGACCTGGACCAACTCTCTACGCTGATCACTGACGCCCTACAg GTAGTGGATCAAGAACATACCCACGCCCAGTCCAGAGCAGGACCCAGAGACCTGGGGGAGGAAGGGAACGAGGGGCCTGGAGAAGAAGGGCCTGGGgaacaggaggagaaggaggagagtgtCCCTCCATCCACCACAGAGAAAACGGCTCCGGAGAGCACTCCAGTAGAGGAGGCTGTGGTCCAAG AGCGACaaatggagggagacagagagccagCAGACTCCAATGACAAG CCCCAAGATGCCGGCAGCTTATTTGGCAAGCTGCTGGTGTACCTGGATAAGATTGAGTCCCCAGCCCAGAGAGAGCCCCCAGGCTGGGCTGGTGTGGGTGCAGGGCTGGGTGAGGGGAGAGGTGTTGGTCTGGAGAACGTACATAGTAGGACCACTCAGGCTGAG GTGGCAGTGCAGAAGAAGTCGACCCACTCGACGGACATGGAGGAGGTGGCTGCCGTGGAGGGCTGGATCCAGGCAATGGAGCCTCCTGCTGCCAAGGTGGTCTACCAGGAGCCCCATAAGAAGAAAGTGAACGTCCAGGAGCTGCAGCTAGATGTCAAAGCTGCTGTGGACACGAAGAAGACTGATGATGACTACGGTTATGTCATCACCGACACTGA TGCATTGCAGACTGATGAGGGCCTCCACTTGATGGAGATTCTGACACGACGCGCCAAGCTGCAGATGACTGACTTCCTGGAGCTCTC agtGGTAGGCCCAGCTGTGACCTTCAGAGTGCGACCTAATGCCCAGAACGTCAGCACCGCAGATGTGGCCAATGTAGCAGGTAGGTCAGAGCTTTTCTGA